From one Luteolibacter sp. Y139 genomic stretch:
- a CDS encoding PVC-type heme-binding CxxCH protein: MMRLVPLLFLILSASGEPVSLFDGKTLDGWEVRAGEEKWWKVQDGCITGGSLEEPVAHNTFLATTKRYANFELKLKMRLVKGEGFMNSGVQIRSIRVPGNFEMEGYQVDAGPGWWGKLYDESRRDKVIGEPVKPAELKANDFDWNEYRIVCEGPRIQSWVNGVAALDYTEADAKIPLEGLIGLQTHGGGKVLVQFKEITIEELPATPGAPTWEKADPRLPENEKASFTVPGGFEVELVASEKEGVGKPITMAWDHAGRMWTMTALEYPVDANEDEAQAEALYQKGGKDKVLVFDEPWKPGLQTPRVFADGLAIPLGMMPWKGGAVVQYGHDVRYYADRNNDGKADGHEVLLTGFGIQDSHLFPHQFERSPGGWLYLAQGLFNYSKVKRPGDVPFADGSKEVAFNQCKLARAKLDGSAFELLTAGPNNIWGFVTGRDGREFLQEANDLGHPVSEFIAGTHYPTGSKEKLRPYAPQLPESTPGQPMGGTGLSGLALADDEGSSFAAKWPEEKMFYIANPITNRIQIVTRAEDGKYQKREDFLVSSDEWFRPVSVQFGPDGCLYIADWYNKIISHNEVPRNHPDRDKTRGRIWRVKAKGVAPVQPPDLTKLKATRLIEQLDNGNARVARMAWEELGDRNDKSVVEDLEELARKEGAPVATRLGALFALREMNAVTLPVVLFLMADKNADLRREALEASEQLASKEQEPMGTRRSESDFSVLATHAIMLRRYPTVTSKMLQSLAWNVPPASEGNDCAAYERKFLRYLIRWAMEAHVDVTREILGADLLFEGKALAVLSLPPEEAARRLLQLLPLYGRPLNAEESALLGSQLSQPEVAKAFAELADDPNRRGMLLKSLLQIDPSAAADPLLRASVGKATEAMVRDNPTTMPLAFDLARRFQLKELAPLLREQASKGVSPEVLASILKTLNEIQSADAGLAKTHLDDGNEMVAREALIGFASAGGAEAVAEIGKRWGSLSGALRQFAVSGMVSNKESTEAFAKAVTAGGFTGFDPSVVEKLSAVLGADHPVFKELLSKVEGLLVPTIRLPGKNGAVVATGLKLEGPFTVESWIKLDEGIDNRDGLLGKRGGGPCVNFWDAKVRFWDGARDVVIAERPVKAGKWSHCAMTRDDAGKIAVFVDGEPAGVSQGGFDGAMEMMDIGKVNEPGGTAASLLEFRVWDIARSPAEILGSFRTRFTSGQDHLVFHAGADLSKLTLEGGAGIEWTVDFPELHTPEQAAALAAKFDRFRAMASKGGDAAAGKQLFQATCMICHQAKGEGTAVGPNLSGAGAMGLESLLRNVLTPNAQLESGYYRHDITLKDGGLVSGFLASETPKLIVLRQIGADERAIPVDQVKEHTISKRSLMPEGLIDGFGEKQVADLFAFLMTLK; this comes from the coding sequence GAGGGACAAGGTGATCGGGGAGCCGGTCAAGCCGGCGGAGCTGAAGGCGAATGACTTCGATTGGAATGAGTATCGGATCGTTTGTGAGGGTCCGCGGATCCAGTCGTGGGTGAATGGGGTGGCGGCGCTGGATTACACGGAGGCTGACGCGAAGATTCCGCTGGAAGGGCTGATCGGGCTGCAGACGCATGGCGGAGGCAAAGTGCTGGTGCAGTTCAAGGAGATCACGATCGAGGAACTGCCAGCGACGCCTGGTGCGCCGACTTGGGAGAAGGCGGATCCGCGCTTGCCGGAGAATGAGAAGGCATCGTTCACGGTGCCGGGTGGGTTTGAGGTGGAACTGGTGGCCTCGGAGAAGGAAGGCGTGGGCAAGCCGATCACGATGGCGTGGGACCATGCCGGGCGGATGTGGACGATGACAGCGCTGGAGTATCCGGTGGATGCCAATGAGGACGAGGCGCAGGCGGAGGCGCTCTATCAGAAGGGTGGGAAGGACAAGGTGCTGGTGTTCGATGAACCGTGGAAGCCAGGGCTACAAACGCCGCGGGTGTTTGCGGATGGGCTGGCGATCCCGCTGGGGATGATGCCCTGGAAAGGCGGCGCGGTGGTCCAGTATGGGCACGATGTCCGCTACTATGCGGATCGTAATAACGACGGGAAGGCGGATGGCCATGAGGTGCTGCTGACCGGCTTCGGGATTCAGGATTCGCATTTGTTTCCGCACCAGTTCGAGCGATCGCCGGGTGGTTGGCTCTACCTGGCGCAAGGGCTTTTCAACTACTCGAAGGTGAAGCGGCCCGGTGATGTTCCGTTTGCCGACGGGAGCAAGGAGGTGGCCTTCAACCAGTGCAAGCTGGCGCGGGCGAAGCTGGATGGGTCGGCCTTCGAGCTGCTGACGGCCGGGCCGAACAATATCTGGGGCTTTGTGACCGGGCGTGATGGCCGGGAGTTTCTGCAGGAGGCGAATGACCTGGGACATCCGGTGTCGGAGTTCATCGCGGGCACGCACTATCCGACGGGATCGAAGGAGAAGCTGCGGCCGTATGCGCCGCAATTGCCGGAGTCGACGCCGGGACAGCCGATGGGTGGCACGGGATTGAGTGGATTGGCGCTGGCGGATGACGAGGGCAGTTCCTTTGCGGCGAAGTGGCCGGAGGAGAAGATGTTCTACATTGCCAATCCGATTACCAATCGGATCCAGATCGTCACGCGTGCGGAGGATGGGAAATACCAGAAGCGCGAGGACTTCCTAGTTTCGTCGGACGAGTGGTTCCGGCCGGTGTCGGTGCAGTTCGGGCCGGATGGGTGTCTCTACATCGCGGACTGGTATAACAAGATCATCTCGCACAACGAGGTGCCGCGGAATCATCCGGATCGCGACAAGACGCGTGGCCGGATCTGGCGGGTGAAGGCGAAGGGCGTGGCTCCGGTGCAGCCGCCGGATTTGACGAAGCTGAAGGCAACCAGATTGATCGAGCAGTTGGACAACGGGAATGCGCGGGTGGCCCGGATGGCTTGGGAGGAGCTTGGAGACCGGAACGACAAGTCGGTGGTGGAGGACCTGGAGGAATTGGCGCGAAAGGAGGGCGCGCCTGTGGCAACGCGTCTCGGCGCGCTGTTCGCCCTGCGCGAGATGAATGCGGTGACGCTGCCGGTGGTGCTGTTTCTGATGGCGGACAAGAATGCTGATCTCAGGCGTGAAGCTCTGGAAGCATCCGAGCAGCTTGCTTCCAAGGAGCAGGAGCCGATGGGGACAAGGCGCAGTGAATCCGACTTCAGCGTCCTTGCCACGCACGCGATCATGCTGCGGCGGTATCCGACAGTGACCTCCAAGATGCTGCAATCGCTTGCATGGAATGTTCCGCCCGCTTCCGAGGGAAATGATTGCGCGGCCTATGAGCGAAAGTTTCTCCGCTACCTGATCCGGTGGGCGATGGAAGCTCATGTGGATGTCACCCGGGAGATCCTGGGAGCGGATCTGCTATTTGAAGGGAAGGCGCTTGCGGTGCTATCGCTGCCGCCTGAGGAAGCGGCCCGGAGGCTGTTGCAGTTGCTTCCGCTTTATGGGCGTCCGCTCAATGCCGAGGAATCGGCGTTGCTCGGTAGCCAGCTTTCGCAGCCGGAGGTGGCGAAGGCTTTCGCGGAGCTCGCGGATGATCCGAACCGGCGCGGGATGCTGCTGAAGTCGCTGCTTCAAATTGATCCTTCGGCGGCTGCGGATCCCTTGCTGCGCGCCAGCGTGGGAAAAGCGACCGAGGCGATGGTCAGGGACAATCCGACGACGATGCCGCTGGCATTCGATCTTGCGAGGCGGTTTCAGTTGAAGGAACTCGCGCCCTTGCTCCGGGAGCAGGCGTCGAAAGGGGTTTCGCCGGAGGTGCTGGCTTCGATTCTGAAGACGCTGAATGAGATCCAGTCTGCGGATGCCGGGCTGGCGAAGACGCATCTGGATGATGGGAACGAGATGGTGGCGCGTGAGGCGCTGATCGGGTTTGCGTCCGCTGGTGGAGCTGAGGCGGTGGCGGAGATTGGGAAGCGCTGGGGATCGTTGAGCGGGGCGCTGCGGCAGTTTGCGGTGAGCGGGATGGTGTCTAACAAGGAGTCGACGGAGGCGTTTGCGAAGGCGGTGACGGCGGGTGGTTTCACGGGCTTCGATCCTTCGGTGGTGGAGAAGCTTTCGGCGGTATTGGGTGCGGATCATCCCGTCTTCAAGGAGCTGCTTTCGAAGGTGGAAGGATTGTTGGTTCCGACGATTCGCTTGCCGGGGAAGAATGGCGCGGTGGTGGCGACGGGATTAAAGCTTGAGGGGCCGTTCACGGTTGAATCGTGGATCAAGCTGGATGAGGGCATCGACAATCGCGACGGGTTGTTAGGGAAACGTGGTGGCGGGCCGTGTGTGAATTTCTGGGATGCCAAGGTGCGGTTCTGGGATGGTGCGCGGGATGTGGTGATTGCGGAGCGTCCGGTCAAAGCGGGGAAGTGGTCGCACTGCGCGATGACGCGTGATGACGCGGGGAAGATCGCGGTGTTCGTGGATGGCGAGCCGGCGGGTGTGTCGCAGGGTGGGTTCGATGGGGCGATGGAGATGATGGATATCGGCAAGGTGAATGAGCCGGGTGGCACGGCGGCTTCGCTGCTGGAGTTCCGGGTGTGGGACATCGCGCGGAGTCCGGCGGAGATCCTGGGGAGCTTCCGGACGCGCTTCACCAGTGGGCAGGATCATCTGGTGTTTCATGCGGGAGCCGATCTTTCGAAGCTGACGCTGGAAGGCGGTGCGGGCATCGAGTGGACGGTGGATTTTCCGGAGCTGCATACGCCGGAGCAGGCGGCGGCTTTGGCGGCGAAGTTTGATCGCTTTCGGGCGATGGCTTCGAAGGGCGGAGACGCGGCGGCTGGGAAGCAGTTGTTCCAGGCGACGTGCATGATCTGTCATCAGGCGAAAGGCGAGGGGACCGCGGTCGGGCCGAATCTGAGTGGTGCGGGTGCGATGGGTTTGGAGAGCTTGTTGCGGAATGTACTGACGCCGAATGCGCAGTTGGAGAGCGGCTATTACCGGCATGACATCACGCTGAAGGATGGCGGTTTGGTGAGTGGGTTCCTGGCTTCTGAAACGCCGAAGTTGATCGTGCTGCGGCAGATCGGTGCGGATGAGCGGGCGATCCCGGTGGATCAGGTGAAGGAGCACACGATTTCGAAGCGGTCGTTGATGCCGGAAGGGTTGATCGACGGGTTCGGGGAGAAGCAGGTGGCGGATCTGTTTGCGTTTTTGATGACGTTGAAGTGA